The region TCTGCGCTCTTTACATAAAAAATATTACATTGTATAATGCCGAGCGAACTTAATGACGGGAGGACGTAATGCCGTCAAAGATCTTTTACGTGCTCATCGCACTCGTCGCTCTCAGCGGATGCGCCCACAACCTCCCCCTGAACAGGGAGGTTCCGCCAGCATCGTGTATGACCACAGGAGACTACCATCCTGGTGGAAACCTACCGAATATCCTAGAGCAGGTCAGCCGCGAGCGTGCCACGGGTAAGAAAAAAGAGATCCGCGGCTATTACGCAAGCTCTGCGATCGCCTACCTCGCCTGGGGAGGAGAGCGAGGGGACAATCTTTGCATCTCGCCCATAGCGTGCTTCGGAGTACACGAAGCGCGGCACGGGAAATACGAAGAAGGAGTCCGTAGCGAGCTATGGACCGCAATCCTCCATCAATACATCCCCCGCTGCACCCAAAGCCTCTTCGACTCTGAGAACGCTTTTAGCAGCGGAAAGGGGACGTTCTTCACTGGGGCAGAGGTGCTGAAGATCTGCCAATTCAAAGCTTGTAGCTGAAGCCTCAACCTGGGCCCGCCGGATCGAATCCGGCGGGCCTCTTGCATTTACCCTCTCGCCCATCAACTTATCCACATAGTACCTTGTATCGCAAGGTACTATGCCTTATACTCTCTTTCATGCACGAAGAATCCCTGGAACAAAAACGCTCGCAGATGCGCAAAGGACTGTTGGAGTTTTGCATCCTACTCGTCATCTCCGAAGACCGTACGTACTCGACGGACATCCTCAAGAAACTAAAAGAAACAGACCTCCTAGTGGTGGAGGGTACGCTCTATCCCCTGCTCTCCCGCCTCAAGAGCCAAGGGCTAGTGGAGTATGACTGGGAAGAATCCAAATCGGGTCCACCGCGGAAATACTACGGACTCACCAAGAAAGGAAAAGAGACACTCGCGGAACTCAAGAAGACCTGGAAGGGATTATCAGCCTCGCTCAGCTCGCTAACGAATTAATCATGGAAAAAACGATTCACATCCATATCGGCAAAACCCTCTTCCAGCTTGAAGAGAGCGCCTACGAGAAGCTGTCCTCCTATCTCTCTTCCTTGAAGGTCCACTTCGCGGCCGAAGCCGATCGCGAGGAGATCATCCGGGACATCGAGTCGCGCATCGCCGAGAAGCTCCTCGAGAAGAAGCATCGCCTGGTCACCACAGAGGACGTAACCGCGGTCATCGCGGAGATCGGCGACGCTTCCGCTTTTGAGGCGGGATCCTCGGACTCTCCAGAAGAGCCCGTGCGCACGGCGCATGGCACCAAGAAGCTCTATCGCAATACCGATGACGCCATCATCGCAGGCGTCGCCTCAGGCATCGCCGCATATTTCAACATCGAGCCGATCATCATCCGCTCCATCTTCGCCGTCTCCATCTTCTTCGGCGGCACCGGCATCGCCGTCTACCTCCTCCTCTGGCTCCTGATACCGGAAGCAGAAACCGCGAGCCAGAAGCTCGAGATGCGTGGGAGTCGCGTGACCCTGGAGAGCATCAAGCGCACAGTGAAGGACCGCCTCAGCGAGACCAAGGAGCGCGGCACGCTCAAGAAGATCCTCTATTTCCCCGCCGAGATCATCAGCGCCTTGGTCCGCTTCCTGCGCTTCAAAGCCTTCCCTCTTCTCGGCAAGCTCTTCGGCGCACTCTTCGCCTTCGGCTCCTTCTTCGCCATCCTCGGCCTCACTGGCTTCCTCTCCGTCATCATCGCCAATTGGAATAAGCCGTATATCGATCCAGCCATAAGAGCGGCGATTCCCGAATCGATCCTCTCCTTCTCAGTGGGTGCAGGCTACGTGGTACTCCTCATTCCTCTCCTCTTCATCCTCCTCTTAGGCTTCCGCCTGGTACGCGGCCGGAGCACGATCGGAAGCGGGGTAGGCTTCGGCCTGGTGGGCATTTGGTGCCTCGCAGTCATCGCTTCAGGAGCCGCAGCCACCCGTATCGCCGGCGACTACTATGAATACACTTCGAACCACCCCGACTACCAGAACGTGACCCGTACGCTCGAGATCGCACCATTCCAGAGCGTGAGCGTAGAGAACGCCCGCGTAACCTTCCGGCACGGGGATGAGCAGAGCGTCTCCCTTGAAGGCCAGATGATGGATATGGAGAGGATCGTCGCAGAGACAGAAGATGGCGTACTCAGCATCTCTA is a window of Candidatus Parcubacteria bacterium DNA encoding:
- a CDS encoding PadR family transcriptional regulator translates to MHEESLEQKRSQMRKGLLEFCILLVISEDRTYSTDILKKLKETDLLVVEGTLYPLLSRLKSQGLVEYDWEESKSGPPRKYYGLTKKGKETLAELKKTWKGLSASLSSLTN
- a CDS encoding PspC domain-containing protein, which gives rise to MEKTIHIHIGKTLFQLEESAYEKLSSYLSSLKVHFAAEADREEIIRDIESRIAEKLLEKKHRLVTTEDVTAVIAEIGDASAFEAGSSDSPEEPVRTAHGTKKLYRNTDDAIIAGVASGIAAYFNIEPIIIRSIFAVSIFFGGTGIAVYLLLWLLIPEAETASQKLEMRGSRVTLESIKRTVKDRLSETKERGTLKKILYFPAEIISALVRFLRFKAFPLLGKLFGALFAFGSFFAILGLTGFLSVIIANWNKPYIDPAIRAAIPESILSFSVGAGYVVLLIPLLFILLLGFRLVRGRSTIGSGVGFGLVGIWCLAVIASGAAATRIAGDYYEYTSNHPDYQNVTRTLEIAPFQSVSVENARVTFRHGDEQSVSLEGQMMDMERIVAETEDGVLSISTRTATSTCVLFCHHSLPTVVVTSPEIANVTLENGSASFDEFAAKDLALKIRSGNAYGTLATETLAVDMESSSLRLRLETESLTVKSANSHLDLEGSADTSILSFYRSNLSGERFSIAEAEVRAEDSFVQLGEMTTLRLKENDSQVIYRGEPEVTEM